In Harmonia axyridis chromosome X, icHarAxyr1.1, whole genome shotgun sequence, a single window of DNA contains:
- the LOC123686078 gene encoding uncharacterized protein LOC123686078 isoform X1: MKIINMKLSSLAIVLLSLFHLGSSASVLACPKLCKCKVFGQQFDVKCSSQKFLLKIDDKQADSFESLDLSNTSLTSLDKRLKKLKNLKHLDLSENKLKNLHHMPNLPNLQTLTLSNNELETLPLAVLPKDLKVLDISFNLITDLPKDISSLHKLESLHLQGNPINCDESAITRYVNLVSLKVKITEDVECFSPKAVNGKKLETLIADALLNPMLGDQDEATEEEEDPDNSEFIRHSTENPDNVEKPPQEDDLFEGSGEEGSGDFDKEDPSACVIDCSTFKPLEILKDNKTSPLISIKEQMGILFEDLFGKEQDTTTAAAPTPVEEEVVTKKTIMPVSANVATTKQTEKLIIGANESKTSEDLDKAAFDEGLTYYLIGTVIVLMVVVAIFIIVKKRVAHGKSRRRRNSMAENGVCEEMKPLGKYREISNGNGSSSEKQKDEDIRPERIPLINGNGKAEAPTVSMEDLDITLRTPETEDGSSPIPERVTITSSEIPASVLKTPQLVHREINKDGEIVTKPLDDSY, translated from the exons ATGAAa ataatCAACATGAAGTTATCATCGCTAGCGATAGTTCTCCTCTCTCTTTTCCATCTGGGAAGCTCTGCATCAGTTTTGGCTTGTCCAAAACTTTGTAAATGTAAAGTTTTTGGACAACAATTCGATGTTAAATGCAGCTCGCAAAAATTCCTTCTTAAAATTGATGACAAACAAGCAGATTCATTCGAAAGCCTAGACCTAAGCAACACATCCCTGACATCACTTGATAAACGACtaaaaaaactgaagaatttAAAACATTTGGACCTCTCTGAGAATAAACTGAAGAATCTTCATCACATGCCAAATTTACCCAATCTCCAAACACTCACTCTATCGAACAATGAATTGGAGACTTTGCCCCTAGCTGTTTTACCGAAAGATCTCAAAGTTTTGGATATATCATTCAATTTGATCACAGATTTACCAAAAGATATCTCCAGTTTACATAAACTAGAATCTTTACATTTGCAAGGCAACCCTATCAACTGCGATGAAAGTGCCATCACTAGATATGTTAACTTGGTATCACTTAAAGTCAAAATAACGGAAGATGTTGAATGCTTCAGCCCAAAGGCtgtaaatggaaaaaaattggaaacgcTTATTGCAGATGCTCTTCTGAACCCGATGTTAGGCGACCAAGATGAAGCAACTGAAGAGGAGGAAGACCCAGACAACTCTGAATTCATCAGACATTCTACCGAGAATCCTGATAATGTTGAGAAACCTCCACAAGAAGACGACCTATTCGAAGGTAGTGGTGAAGAGGGAAGTGGTGATTTCGACAAAGAGGACCCATCTGCATGTGTTATCGATTGTTCGACTTTCAAACctttagaaatattgaaagacAACAAGACATCACCATTAATCTCAATCAAAGAACAGATGGGTATCCTTTTTGAAGATTTGTTCGGGAAAGAGCAAGATACAACAACTGCTGCTGCACCAACTCCTGTTGAAGAAGAAGTGGTAACCAAGAAGACAATAATGCCAGTTTCGGCAAACGTAGCGACTACAAAACAGACTGAGAAGCTCATAATTGGAGCAAATGAGAGTAAGACTTCAGAAGATTTAGACAAAGCTGCTTTTGACGAAGGTTTAACTTATTATCTGATTGGAACAGTGATTGTTCTTATGGTGGTAGTAGCCATTTTCATAATAGTCAAGAAGAGAGTTGCCCATGGAAAGTCCAGAAGAAGGAGGAACTCTATGGCCGAAAACGGTGTTTGTGAAGAGATGAAACCTTTGGgcaaatatagagaaatatccAACGGAAATGGATCTAGCAGCGAGAAACAGAAAGATGAAGACATTCGTCCTGAGAGAATACCGCTTATTAACGGCAATGGCAAAGCCGAGGCTCCAACGGTTTCCATGGAGGATCTGGACATCACCTTGAGGACACCCGAGACGGAAGATGGTTCTAGCCCAATACCAGAAAGGGTGACCATCACATCCAGTGAGATTCCAGCATCCGTTCTCAAGACTCCCCAGCTGGTCCATCGTGAGATCAACAAGGATGGCGAGATCGTAACAAAACCTCTTGACGATAGTTACTGA
- the LOC123686078 gene encoding uncharacterized protein LOC123686078 isoform X2: protein MKLSSLAIVLLSLFHLGSSASVLACPKLCKCKVFGQQFDVKCSSQKFLLKIDDKQADSFESLDLSNTSLTSLDKRLKKLKNLKHLDLSENKLKNLHHMPNLPNLQTLTLSNNELETLPLAVLPKDLKVLDISFNLITDLPKDISSLHKLESLHLQGNPINCDESAITRYVNLVSLKVKITEDVECFSPKAVNGKKLETLIADALLNPMLGDQDEATEEEEDPDNSEFIRHSTENPDNVEKPPQEDDLFEGSGEEGSGDFDKEDPSACVIDCSTFKPLEILKDNKTSPLISIKEQMGILFEDLFGKEQDTTTAAAPTPVEEEVVTKKTIMPVSANVATTKQTEKLIIGANESKTSEDLDKAAFDEGLTYYLIGTVIVLMVVVAIFIIVKKRVAHGKSRRRRNSMAENGVCEEMKPLGKYREISNGNGSSSEKQKDEDIRPERIPLINGNGKAEAPTVSMEDLDITLRTPETEDGSSPIPERVTITSSEIPASVLKTPQLVHREINKDGEIVTKPLDDSY from the coding sequence ATGAAGTTATCATCGCTAGCGATAGTTCTCCTCTCTCTTTTCCATCTGGGAAGCTCTGCATCAGTTTTGGCTTGTCCAAAACTTTGTAAATGTAAAGTTTTTGGACAACAATTCGATGTTAAATGCAGCTCGCAAAAATTCCTTCTTAAAATTGATGACAAACAAGCAGATTCATTCGAAAGCCTAGACCTAAGCAACACATCCCTGACATCACTTGATAAACGACtaaaaaaactgaagaatttAAAACATTTGGACCTCTCTGAGAATAAACTGAAGAATCTTCATCACATGCCAAATTTACCCAATCTCCAAACACTCACTCTATCGAACAATGAATTGGAGACTTTGCCCCTAGCTGTTTTACCGAAAGATCTCAAAGTTTTGGATATATCATTCAATTTGATCACAGATTTACCAAAAGATATCTCCAGTTTACATAAACTAGAATCTTTACATTTGCAAGGCAACCCTATCAACTGCGATGAAAGTGCCATCACTAGATATGTTAACTTGGTATCACTTAAAGTCAAAATAACGGAAGATGTTGAATGCTTCAGCCCAAAGGCtgtaaatggaaaaaaattggaaacgcTTATTGCAGATGCTCTTCTGAACCCGATGTTAGGCGACCAAGATGAAGCAACTGAAGAGGAGGAAGACCCAGACAACTCTGAATTCATCAGACATTCTACCGAGAATCCTGATAATGTTGAGAAACCTCCACAAGAAGACGACCTATTCGAAGGTAGTGGTGAAGAGGGAAGTGGTGATTTCGACAAAGAGGACCCATCTGCATGTGTTATCGATTGTTCGACTTTCAAACctttagaaatattgaaagacAACAAGACATCACCATTAATCTCAATCAAAGAACAGATGGGTATCCTTTTTGAAGATTTGTTCGGGAAAGAGCAAGATACAACAACTGCTGCTGCACCAACTCCTGTTGAAGAAGAAGTGGTAACCAAGAAGACAATAATGCCAGTTTCGGCAAACGTAGCGACTACAAAACAGACTGAGAAGCTCATAATTGGAGCAAATGAGAGTAAGACTTCAGAAGATTTAGACAAAGCTGCTTTTGACGAAGGTTTAACTTATTATCTGATTGGAACAGTGATTGTTCTTATGGTGGTAGTAGCCATTTTCATAATAGTCAAGAAGAGAGTTGCCCATGGAAAGTCCAGAAGAAGGAGGAACTCTATGGCCGAAAACGGTGTTTGTGAAGAGATGAAACCTTTGGgcaaatatagagaaatatccAACGGAAATGGATCTAGCAGCGAGAAACAGAAAGATGAAGACATTCGTCCTGAGAGAATACCGCTTATTAACGGCAATGGCAAAGCCGAGGCTCCAACGGTTTCCATGGAGGATCTGGACATCACCTTGAGGACACCCGAGACGGAAGATGGTTCTAGCCCAATACCAGAAAGGGTGACCATCACATCCAGTGAGATTCCAGCATCCGTTCTCAAGACTCCCCAGCTGGTCCATCGTGAGATCAACAAGGATGGCGAGATCGTAACAAAACCTCTTGACGATAGTTACTGA